In Mycobacterium sp. Aquia_216, a genomic segment contains:
- a CDS encoding response regulator, whose amino-acid sequence MTPAGRAVEILLIEDDPGDELITREALEHNKFQNRLHVAHDGEEGLNFLYRRGEFEGAPRPDLILLDLNLPKYDGRQLLEKVKSDADLARIPVVVLTTSSAEEDILRSYKLHANAYVAKPVDLDQFISAVRQIDEFFLQVVRLPGV is encoded by the coding sequence ATGACACCAGCCGGCAGAGCTGTCGAGATTCTGCTGATCGAAGACGACCCGGGAGACGAACTCATTACCCGGGAAGCATTGGAGCACAACAAGTTCCAAAACAGGTTGCATGTCGCGCACGACGGAGAAGAGGGGCTGAACTTCCTCTACCGGCGCGGCGAGTTCGAGGGCGCGCCGCGACCAGATCTGATCCTGCTCGATCTGAACCTGCCGAAGTACGACGGTCGCCAGCTGCTGGAAAAGGTGAAGTCCGACGCCGATCTCGCCCGCATCCCGGTCGTCGTGCTCACCACTTCTTCTGCCGAGGAAGACATCCTGCGCAGCTACAAGCTGCACGCCAATGCCTATGTCGCCAAACCGGTCGACCTCGACCAATTCATCAGTGCGGTAAGGCAGATCGACGAATTCTTCCTTCAGGTGGTGCGTCTTCCGGGCGTCTAG
- a CDS encoding SulP family inorganic anion transporter, translated as MNAPISDLAETTRSGSLLKNLRHDVPASLVVFLVALPLSLGIAIASGAPLAAGLIAAVVGGIVAGTFGGSSVQVSGPAAGLTVVVAGLIDEVGFPMLCLMTIGAGALQIAFGLSRLARAALAIAPVVVHAMLAGIGITIMLQQVHVLMGGSSHSSAWQNLVALPNGILHHELHEVITGGTVIVILLLWSRLPAKLRMIPAPLVAIVAATALAIAAGLDTDRISLSGNFFDTLNLPKISGASPKGKPWIEETSDIVVGVLTIALIASVESLLCAVGVDKLHNGPRTNFDKEIIGQGAANVMSGLVGGLPVTGVIVRSSANVAAGARTRMSAVLHGVWILLFASLFTELVELIPKSALAGLLIVIGAQLVKLAHVKLAWRTGNFAVYAVTILSVVFLNLLEGVAIGLAVAIGILLIRVTRAPVSVHPVGGEQSKQWRIDIDGTLSFLLLPRLTKALASVPQGSEVTLNVNADYIDDSVSEAISDWQRSHEERGGVVVIVETSPAKLLQNANASPPKRHFASAPIGLVPWRSARTNHQNNGDASILDRVDEYHRNGSAVLHQHITGLGGAQDPYALFLTCADSRILPNVITASGPGDLYTVRNFGNLVPTDSDDRSVDAALEFAANQLGVRSVVICGHSSCAAMKVLLENTDQPATSMGQWLEYAGESLDAYRDHHPARASAEHVGYSEIDQLSIVNVAIQLERLVHHPILATAVASGDVQVVGIFFDITTTRVYEVTPRGIVCPEEPVRPQA; from the coding sequence ATGAACGCGCCTATCAGCGACCTTGCGGAAACGACCAGATCTGGGTCGCTTCTGAAGAATCTGCGGCACGACGTTCCCGCATCGCTTGTCGTCTTCCTTGTGGCCCTGCCGCTTTCGCTGGGCATCGCGATCGCCTCCGGCGCCCCGCTCGCCGCCGGCTTGATCGCCGCGGTAGTGGGCGGCATCGTCGCCGGAACATTCGGCGGGTCGTCCGTCCAGGTCAGTGGCCCAGCCGCGGGTCTCACCGTCGTTGTCGCCGGATTGATCGATGAGGTCGGATTCCCGATGTTGTGCCTGATGACCATCGGTGCGGGCGCGCTGCAGATCGCGTTCGGCCTGAGCCGGCTCGCACGCGCCGCGTTGGCGATCGCGCCGGTGGTCGTGCACGCGATGCTGGCGGGCATCGGTATCACGATCATGCTGCAGCAGGTTCACGTTCTGATGGGCGGATCGTCGCACAGCTCTGCGTGGCAGAACCTGGTGGCGCTGCCGAACGGCATCCTGCATCACGAACTACATGAGGTGATCACCGGCGGGACGGTCATCGTCATCTTGTTGCTGTGGTCAAGGCTGCCCGCCAAGCTGCGAATGATCCCCGCGCCGCTGGTGGCAATCGTGGCCGCGACCGCACTGGCGATCGCGGCCGGCCTGGATACCGATCGAATCTCCCTGTCGGGCAACTTCTTCGATACCCTCAACCTACCCAAGATCTCGGGGGCGTCCCCGAAAGGCAAGCCGTGGATCGAGGAGACCAGCGACATAGTCGTCGGTGTCCTCACGATCGCCCTGATCGCCAGCGTCGAATCGCTGTTGTGCGCGGTCGGTGTCGACAAGCTACATAACGGGCCGCGCACGAACTTCGACAAGGAAATCATCGGGCAGGGCGCCGCGAACGTGATGTCCGGGTTGGTGGGCGGCCTGCCGGTCACCGGTGTCATCGTGCGCAGCTCGGCCAACGTGGCCGCCGGCGCCCGCACTCGAATGTCGGCCGTGCTGCACGGCGTATGGATCCTGTTGTTTGCCTCGCTGTTCACCGAACTGGTGGAACTCATCCCCAAGTCAGCACTGGCCGGACTGCTGATCGTGATCGGCGCCCAGCTCGTCAAGCTGGCTCATGTCAAACTGGCTTGGCGGACAGGTAATTTCGCGGTCTACGCGGTCACCATTTTGTCGGTGGTGTTCCTCAATTTGCTGGAGGGTGTGGCCATCGGACTCGCGGTCGCGATCGGCATCCTGCTGATCAGGGTGACGCGCGCGCCCGTTTCCGTGCACCCGGTTGGCGGCGAGCAGTCCAAGCAGTGGCGGATCGACATCGACGGCACGTTGAGCTTCTTGCTGCTGCCGCGCCTGACCAAAGCGCTCGCGTCGGTGCCCCAGGGGTCCGAGGTCACGTTGAATGTCAACGCGGACTACATCGACGACTCTGTCTCGGAGGCCATTTCCGATTGGCAGCGCTCCCACGAAGAACGGGGCGGAGTGGTGGTCATCGTCGAGACGTCGCCGGCGAAGCTGCTGCAGAACGCGAATGCCAGTCCGCCGAAACGTCACTTCGCGTCCGCTCCGATCGGGCTGGTGCCGTGGCGCTCGGCGCGCACCAATCACCAAAACAACGGCGACGCTTCCATTCTCGACCGCGTCGACGAGTACCACCGCAATGGTTCCGCCGTGTTGCACCAGCACATCACCGGACTCGGCGGTGCACAAGACCCGTATGCGCTGTTCCTCACCTGCGCGGACTCACGGATCCTGCCGAACGTCATCACCGCCAGCGGCCCCGGCGACCTGTACACGGTCCGCAACTTCGGCAATCTGGTGCCGACCGACTCGGACGACCGATCCGTCGACGCCGCACTCGAATTCGCCGCCAACCAGTTGGGCGTGCGTTCGGTTGTCATCTGCGGGCATTCGTCGTGCGCCGCCATGAAGGTGCTGCTCGAGAACACCGATCAGCCCGCGACGTCGATGGGCCAGTGGCTCGAATATGCCGGTGAGAGTCTGGACGCCTACCGGGATCACCATCCGGCACGCGCGAGCGCCGAACACGTCGGGTACTCCGAGATCGACCAGTTGAGCATCGTCAATGTCGCTATCCAGCTGGAAAGGCTGGTCCACCACCCGATCCTGGCAACCGCCGTCGCGTCCGGCGACGTACAGGTGGTCGGCATCTTCTTCGACATCACGACCACCCGGGTGTACGAGGTGACTCCGCGTGGCATCGTGTGTCCCGAAGAACCGGTCAGACCACAGGCCTGA
- a CDS encoding CoA transferase, giving the protein MPHSQPPKPLDGYRVLDFTQNIAGPLAGQIMADLGAEVIKVEAPGGEAARQIVAVLPGRPPLPTLFWPHNRGKKSVAVDLTDDAAKQKVLRLVDTADVVLEGFRPGVMERMGLGPNELRARNPKLVYARLSAYGGNGPQGSRPGVDLMVAAESGMTTGMPTPSGKPQIIPFQLVDAASGHVLAQAVLAALLNRERHGVADVVRVAMYDVAVGLQASQLTIHLNKPSEQPKPKPDAAPNTKKRKSVGFATQPSDAFKAADGYLVISAYVPKHWAKLCQIIGRPDMLEDERFIDQRSRAMNYPELTEELESALAAKTAAEWVELLQEGGLMACLAYTWKQVVGTPLFAENELALTVGSGNDEITVIRTPARYSSFDAAAADPPPATGQHNELFLAES; this is encoded by the coding sequence ATGCCACACAGCCAGCCGCCCAAGCCACTTGACGGATACCGGGTACTCGATTTCACCCAGAACATCGCCGGGCCGCTCGCTGGGCAGATCATGGCCGACCTTGGTGCCGAGGTGATCAAGGTCGAGGCGCCCGGCGGTGAGGCGGCGCGGCAGATCGTCGCGGTCCTGCCCGGCCGGCCACCACTGCCCACGCTGTTTTGGCCGCATAACCGGGGCAAGAAGTCGGTGGCGGTAGACCTGACCGACGATGCGGCCAAGCAAAAAGTACTCCGGCTCGTCGACACCGCGGATGTCGTGCTGGAGGGTTTTCGCCCCGGGGTGATGGAGCGGATGGGTTTGGGCCCCAACGAGTTACGGGCTCGCAACCCGAAGCTGGTCTATGCGCGCCTGTCCGCCTACGGGGGCAACGGTCCCCAGGGCAGCAGGCCGGGGGTCGACCTGATGGTCGCTGCCGAGTCGGGCATGACCACCGGAATGCCCACGCCGAGCGGCAAACCACAGATCATTCCGTTCCAGCTCGTCGACGCCGCCAGCGGCCACGTGCTGGCCCAAGCGGTGCTGGCGGCGCTGCTCAACCGCGAGCGCCACGGCGTGGCCGACGTGGTCCGGGTCGCAATGTACGACGTCGCGGTGGGGCTGCAGGCCAGCCAACTCACGATTCACCTGAACAAGCCCAGCGAGCAGCCCAAGCCGAAACCGGATGCCGCGCCGAATACCAAGAAGCGCAAAAGCGTTGGCTTTGCCACGCAACCGTCGGATGCTTTCAAGGCCGCCGACGGGTATCTGGTGATCAGCGCCTATGTACCCAAGCACTGGGCGAAGCTGTGTCAGATCATCGGCCGGCCCGACATGCTGGAAGACGAACGGTTCATCGATCAGCGCTCTCGCGCGATGAATTACCCCGAGTTGACCGAGGAACTCGAGTCGGCGCTTGCTGCCAAGACTGCCGCCGAATGGGTTGAGCTGCTGCAAGAAGGCGGCTTGATGGCCTGCCTGGCCTACACCTGGAAGCAGGTGGTCGGTACCCCGCTGTTCGCCGAGAACGAACTCGCTCTCACGGTCGGCAGTGGTAACGATGAAATCACAGTGATCCGCACGCCGGCCCGCTACTCCAGCTTCGACGCGGCGGCCGCCGATCCCCCACCCGCTACTGGCCAGCACAACGAACTGTTTCTGGCCGAGTCCTGA
- a CDS encoding class I SAM-dependent methyltransferase, which translates to MARSDNDTWNLATSVGATATMVAAGRARATKDALIDDRFAEPLVRAVGIDFFTRWANGEIDGAVVDEPGAAWGMQRMTDLLAARTRYIDAFFARAATAGVRQVVILASGLDARGYRLNWAPGTTVFEIDQPEVIEFKTATIEALGAEPTAEIRAVPIDLRHDWPSALQEAGFDTSRPAAWAAEGLLGFLPPDAQDRLLDKITELSADGSQLVAEVFLNTGCNQDALDGASQRWREHGLDVVLDDLGFPGERSDAATYLRDHGWQPVSTPLNQLLADNGLPQQPDGEDAPFAKNYYCTAVLHKAG; encoded by the coding sequence GTGGCGCGCAGCGATAACGACACCTGGAACCTGGCGACCAGCGTGGGAGCCACCGCAACCATGGTTGCCGCGGGGCGGGCCCGGGCCACCAAGGACGCACTGATCGACGACCGGTTCGCCGAGCCGCTGGTGCGCGCCGTGGGTATCGACTTCTTCACCCGGTGGGCCAACGGCGAAATCGATGGCGCCGTCGTCGACGAGCCCGGCGCCGCGTGGGGCATGCAGCGCATGACCGACCTGCTGGCGGCCCGCACACGCTATATCGATGCGTTCTTCGCCCGGGCCGCGACGGCGGGTGTCCGCCAGGTCGTGATCCTGGCTTCCGGCTTGGACGCACGCGGATACCGACTGAATTGGGCGCCGGGCACGACGGTGTTCGAGATCGACCAGCCGGAAGTCATCGAGTTCAAGACGGCCACGATCGAGGCGCTTGGCGCCGAACCCACCGCTGAGATCCGGGCCGTCCCGATCGACCTACGCCACGATTGGCCGTCGGCGTTGCAGGAGGCCGGATTCGATACGAGCCGACCGGCCGCGTGGGCCGCCGAGGGACTATTGGGCTTCCTGCCGCCCGACGCTCAGGATCGCTTGCTGGACAAGATCACCGAGCTGTCCGCCGACGGCAGTCAGCTGGTGGCCGAAGTGTTTCTGAACACCGGCTGCAACCAGGACGCCTTGGACGGCGCCAGCCAACGGTGGCGGGAGCACGGCCTCGACGTCGTACTCGACGATCTGGGCTTCCCCGGGGAGCGCAGCGATGCCGCCACCTATCTGCGCGACCACGGCTGGCAGCCGGTCAGCACCCCGCTGAATCAGTTGTTGGCGGACAACGGGTTACCGCAACAGCCCGACGGCGAGGACGCGCCGTTCGCCAAGAATTACTACTGCACCGCAGTTCTGCACAAGGCAGGTTAA
- a CDS encoding PPE family protein, which produces MTAPMWMASPPEVHSALLSSGPGPGPLLAAAAAWNSLSAEYASAAQELSALLASTQAGAWQGPSAESYVAAHVPYLAWLTKASTDSAAAAAHHETAAAAYTAALTAMPTLPELATNHVVHGALVSTNFFGINTIPIAVNEADYARMWVQAAATMTSYQSVSTAAVAATAPADPAPQIVKPDVAAVQDAGGGDDDEEFPDPTVDNPFNQFLAQILRLFGIDWNPGQATVNGIPYDEYTNPGQLIFWVVRALELLEDFEQFGQYLQTNPAMAWQYIAFLEAVDWPTHIAEIASWLSSTPQLLLVPFIATVAPFGAVGGLAGLAGLAALPHPVVAAAPPPAPAAPGIAAALGHAPIAAPAPAPATAPAAAPTVSVAPSAAPAAPPPAGGPGFAPPYAIAPPGIGSASGMSASASAGAKKKAPQPDGAAATAAASAGEAARARRRQRARQRDYGDEFMDMNVDVEPDWDQPSVTTSDRGAGSLGFAGTARTAATASGLTSLAGDEFGSGPTLPMLPGTWDPDGS; this is translated from the coding sequence GTGACGGCCCCGATGTGGATGGCCTCACCGCCGGAGGTGCACTCGGCGCTCCTCAGTAGCGGTCCGGGGCCCGGGCCGTTGCTCGCGGCCGCGGCCGCATGGAATTCGCTGAGCGCCGAATATGCCTCGGCAGCACAAGAACTCAGTGCTTTGTTGGCGTCGACCCAGGCCGGGGCATGGCAGGGACCGAGCGCCGAGTCGTATGTGGCCGCGCATGTGCCGTATCTGGCCTGGTTGACGAAGGCCAGCACGGACAGCGCCGCGGCCGCGGCTCACCATGAGACGGCGGCCGCGGCTTACACCGCCGCGCTGACGGCGATGCCGACCCTGCCCGAACTGGCCACCAACCACGTCGTGCACGGAGCCTTGGTGTCGACCAATTTCTTTGGCATCAACACTATTCCGATCGCTGTCAACGAGGCCGACTATGCGCGGATGTGGGTTCAGGCCGCCGCCACGATGACGAGCTATCAATCGGTCTCCACCGCGGCGGTGGCGGCGACAGCGCCGGCCGACCCGGCACCGCAGATCGTGAAACCCGATGTCGCAGCCGTCCAGGATGCCGGTGGTGGCGACGACGACGAGGAGTTTCCCGATCCCACCGTAGACAACCCGTTCAACCAATTCCTTGCGCAGATTCTGCGGCTGTTCGGGATCGATTGGAATCCTGGACAAGCGACCGTGAATGGGATCCCGTACGACGAATATACGAACCCGGGCCAATTGATCTTCTGGGTGGTTCGCGCGCTGGAGCTTCTTGAGGATTTTGAGCAGTTCGGCCAGTACCTGCAGACAAACCCGGCGATGGCCTGGCAATACATCGCCTTCCTCGAGGCAGTGGACTGGCCTACTCACATCGCCGAGATCGCCAGTTGGCTCTCGAGCACGCCGCAGTTGCTGCTGGTTCCGTTCATCGCGACGGTTGCCCCATTCGGGGCCGTCGGCGGCCTCGCGGGGCTGGCCGGCTTAGCTGCGCTGCCGCACCCTGTGGTCGCGGCGGCACCGCCACCGGCTCCGGCCGCGCCCGGCATTGCGGCAGCGCTCGGACACGCTCCGATCGCCGCGCCTGCCCCGGCCCCCGCGACGGCACCGGCGGCCGCGCCCACGGTGTCCGTGGCGCCGAGCGCTGCGCCTGCCGCGCCGCCCCCTGCGGGCGGACCCGGGTTTGCGCCGCCCTACGCCATCGCTCCTCCCGGGATCGGGTCTGCGTCGGGGATGAGCGCCAGCGCGAGTGCCGGTGCGAAAAAGAAGGCGCCGCAGCCTGATGGCGCCGCAGCCACCGCGGCTGCGAGTGCGGGGGAGGCGGCCCGGGCCCGCCGGCGTCAGCGGGCGCGTCAGCGAGACTACGGCGACGAGTTCATGGACATGAACGTCGACGTCGAGCCGGACTGGGACCAGCCGTCGGTGACGACATCAGATCGCGGCGCCGGCAGTCTCGGATTCGCCGGGACTGCACGCACAGCAGCCACCGCGTCGGGCTTGACCTCTCTGGCCGGCGACGAATTCGGTAGTGGCCCAACGTTGCCGATGCTACCAGGCACCTGGGATCCAGATGGTAGCTAA
- a CDS encoding type VII secretion target has translation MVLSVVPQALTAFAAANNAAAEEISTASSADSAAMLNAAAAALGPIGAGYLAAYGPAQANNVTAALMVGRVHEGIAAATQVASMSFVAADDS, from the coding sequence ATGGTCCTATCAGTCGTTCCGCAGGCGCTAACGGCTTTCGCGGCCGCCAACAATGCTGCTGCAGAGGAGATCTCGACTGCTAGCTCCGCTGATTCCGCGGCGATGCTGAATGCTGCTGCCGCCGCGCTCGGTCCCATTGGTGCCGGCTATCTAGCGGCCTACGGGCCGGCGCAGGCCAACAACGTGACCGCCGCCCTGATGGTGGGGCGCGTACACGAGGGCATCGCAGCGGCAACGCAGGTGGCGAGCATGTCCTTCGTTGCCGCCGACGATTCGTGA
- a CDS encoding PE family protein, with protein sequence MNSTADFRMQPQEVTDATNQLDALASRAEKLMQTEAPNLTVTAAARDEVSQRVASTLNDVHSQFSKSADQAKAEIRRMAASLRAHTDNVVAAEEDFAV encoded by the coding sequence ATGAACAGTACAGCTGATTTCCGGATGCAGCCGCAAGAGGTCACCGACGCCACCAACCAACTGGACGCGTTAGCCAGCCGGGCTGAGAAACTCATGCAGACCGAGGCGCCGAACCTCACGGTGACGGCGGCGGCGCGCGACGAGGTATCCCAACGGGTGGCTTCAACCCTCAACGACGTTCACTCTCAGTTCAGCAAGTCCGCTGACCAGGCGAAAGCCGAGATACGGAGAATGGCAGCGTCTTTGCGGGCCCACACCGACAATGTCGTTGCGGCCGAAGAAGACTTCGCCGTCTAA